In Paenibacillus kyungheensis, the following are encoded in one genomic region:
- the ruvB gene encoding Holliday junction branch migration DNA helicase RuvB yields the protein MTDDRIISANLMMEDQAVELSLRPRYLSEYIGQTRIKENMKIYIEAAKLRGEALDHVLLYGPPGLGKTTLANIIANELGVNLRTTSGPAIERPGDLAALLTNLQDGDVLFIDEIHRLHRSVEEVLYPAMEDSALDIMIGKGPSARSVRLDLPPFTLIGATTRAGLLSAPLRDRFGVVSRLELYTVDELSFIVSRGSEILGIDIVGDAADEIALRGRGTPRIANRLLKRVRDYAQVRGDGIITPEIADEALDMLQVDPRGLDQIDHKVLQAMIHNFRGGPVGLDTIAATIGEEGQTIEDVYEPYLLQLGFLQRTPRGRIVTPMAYDYLGIPMPDHLNGKA from the coding sequence ATGACGGATGACCGCATCATATCTGCTAACTTGATGATGGAAGACCAAGCGGTGGAACTGAGTCTACGTCCCCGTTACCTTTCAGAATATATCGGGCAAACTCGGATTAAAGAAAATATGAAAATTTATATTGAAGCTGCTAAGTTGAGAGGCGAGGCGTTGGATCATGTTCTTTTATATGGCCCCCCAGGGTTAGGTAAAACTACACTTGCTAACATTATTGCCAATGAGCTTGGTGTTAACTTAAGAACAACTTCAGGGCCTGCTATTGAGCGTCCTGGTGATCTAGCGGCTTTGCTGACTAATCTGCAAGATGGGGATGTATTGTTTATTGATGAGATTCATCGATTACATCGGTCTGTAGAAGAAGTCTTGTATCCGGCTATGGAAGATTCGGCGCTTGATATTATGATTGGTAAAGGACCTAGTGCTCGTTCAGTACGTTTGGACTTGCCGCCATTTACATTGATTGGTGCAACAACACGTGCAGGTTTGTTATCTGCTCCTTTGCGTGATCGATTTGGAGTAGTGAGTCGGCTAGAATTATACACAGTCGATGAACTTTCCTTTATTGTAAGCCGGGGATCAGAGATTCTCGGAATTGATATTGTAGGCGATGCAGCAGACGAGATTGCACTTCGTGGTAGAGGAACACCGCGTATTGCTAACCGTCTACTCAAACGTGTACGGGATTATGCACAGGTACGTGGCGATGGGATTATCACACCTGAGATTGCAGACGAAGCATTGGATATGTTACAAGTTGATCCGCGAGGATTGGATCAGATTGATCATAAGGTATTGCAAGCGATGATTCATAATTTCCGCGGTGGTCCTGTAGGGTTGGACACTATCGCTGCTACCATCGGTGAAGAAGGCCAAACGATTGAAGATGTATATGAACCGTATCTGCTTCAGTTAGGATTCCTACAACGTACTCCACGAGGACGTATTGTTACGCCTATGGCTTATGATTATTTGGGGATACCTATGCCTGATCATTTGAATGGAAAAGCATAA
- the ruvA gene encoding Holliday junction branch migration protein RuvA — protein sequence MIDFLRGPIVHLENEYVVVDMQGIGYRVFCPNPYAWMKETGEVTIYIHHHVREDAIQLFGFPTRDEQKLFRKLIEVSGIGPRVALGILSGGSPEGVVTAIYQENITFLTKLPGIGKKTAQRMILDLKDKLGGIGDSIIATGLFAPPTTSTASGEVWPEVRDGLKALGYTDTELDRIWQTLKHEVFPDDTADDVMKRALKMLYTG from the coding sequence ATGATTGATTTTTTGCGCGGGCCGATAGTGCATTTAGAAAATGAATATGTGGTTGTAGATATGCAAGGAATCGGGTATCGCGTATTTTGCCCTAACCCTTATGCATGGATGAAAGAAACCGGTGAAGTTACCATTTATATTCATCATCATGTACGTGAAGATGCAATTCAATTATTTGGATTCCCTACACGTGATGAACAGAAATTATTTCGCAAATTGATTGAAGTATCTGGTATTGGTCCACGTGTAGCTCTTGGTATTCTAAGTGGTGGTAGCCCTGAAGGTGTGGTTACTGCTATTTATCAAGAAAATATTACGTTTTTGACCAAACTGCCTGGGATCGGTAAAAAGACTGCACAACGTATGATTCTGGATTTGAAAGATAAATTGGGTGGTATTGGTGATTCTATTATTGCTACAGGATTATTTGCTCCACCAACGACTAGTACTGCTTCTGGAGAAGTATGGCCTGAAGTACGTGATGGATTGAAAGCTCTGGGGTATACGGATACCGAATTGGATCGAATCTGGCAAACGTTGAAACACGAAGTATTCCCTGACGATACAGCCGATGATGTTATGAAGAGAGCATTAAAAATGTTGTATACTGGCTAA
- the ruvC gene encoding crossover junction endodeoxyribonuclease RuvC gives MRVMGIDPGIAIVGFGFIDKNGSKLTPVQYGCIQTEAHTPDEDRLLHVYEGTVQLIEKYQPDTVAFEKLFFNRNVTNAMSVSQARGVMILAAKQKGLPIAEYTPMQVKQAVVGYGKAEKRQVQEMIRMFLNLQKIPKPDDVADALAVAVCHAHSYVLNSKINEVLKK, from the coding sequence TTGCGTGTAATGGGAATTGACCCCGGAATTGCGATTGTTGGTTTTGGGTTTATAGATAAAAATGGAAGCAAGTTGACTCCTGTTCAATACGGTTGTATTCAGACAGAAGCTCATACACCTGATGAAGATAGATTATTGCATGTATATGAAGGTACTGTACAATTAATCGAAAAGTATCAACCAGATACGGTTGCTTTTGAAAAACTATTTTTTAACCGTAATGTAACCAATGCGATGTCTGTGAGTCAGGCGCGTGGTGTGATGATCTTAGCAGCTAAACAAAAGGGTTTGCCTATTGCAGAATATACACCTATGCAAGTAAAACAAGCTGTTGTAGGGTATGGTAAAGCTGAAAAAAGACAAGTTCAAGAAATGATTCGAATGTTTTTGAATTTGCAAAAAATTCCGAAACCTGATGATGTCGCTGATGCATTAGCTGTAGCTGTATGTCATGCTCATTCTTATGTGCTAAATTCGAAGATAAATGAGGTATTGAAAAAATGA